CATTAGCACATTGATTAAATAACCAAATAGAgtcaaaaatttagaaatgtgCGAAGTGCGACGAAAATGCGACTGAAAATTATtgtaacttctttttttagatgcGCATCCGATTTGGAGGACGGTGAACAAGGTTTCTGGAAGTTAATTGGACCAAAATCATGTAATGGTATGTGGACACGAATCGGAAGAGACAACAACTGTCattgttcaaaaaatcatGCGGACTTGGATCCATTCCTGATCGTCTAAGTGGTTCAACGTCAGACTACGGACGACCGTGGAAATATTTCCTTCTCAATGTACTTGTTCCtgtattattactaattacGCAAAGCTATTCCTGGTATACTGCTGCTTTAATTACGGGTATGGCCTTGgtaggagaataaaaaaaaagtgcttcgCCTGGGCCTATATAAACAGTGCTGCAAAAGTTGTGCTTTCCTTGAATAGGTTCTCATCCCTAACAAGGTCTTTCTTATCCTGTAATTTCCACGCGTTTCgcaaacgcttttttttgcttccagtAGAATTTCCAATCAAGACCACAACAACCTATTATCCTAGGTGATTTGAACAGAATCCGGTTCTTAGTCTTGTCTGTActccattagaaaaaaataagacaaagCATATTGTTAATGGATGTATTTGATGAACTGAAGCAGTCAACTCAAATGTCCTCGGATCTTGTAATCTCACAAACGTAAGCTGCAAAttttttaccaaaaaaaaaaattctagagaaaTGCTAGACGTATATAgccgagtcaaaacgaaatgagtcATAAATTTAGTTGCGgtgtatttgcgtacgcgctcgaaacggcacggtggaggcagcagtggGAACctaggtgggaccgtcgcaaactgcagcgatgggtggtgccagcaaaagtttcaccacgctcctagccactatgCTCCactgaagcgcctcgagaaaaaccgcgtacgcaattgcgtacgtgctccatgtcgttttgaccccactatactTGTTTGACTTGGCGGTCGCAACACAGCGGCCACAGGTCGCACAGATCTTTTGCCTGAGCTTGCGCGAAAATCTGCTGCAATTGGACGCGTAGCGCGATACTCGTGCGACTACACAAGAGACTTTTTGCTGACTGCTTCCGAGAAATTTTCCAGTAAACGCTTACGCATAGTCGCTCTCATAATTCCCGTTTATAGAACCCTATCGATATCTTTAGTTTTTTGAGCGGGAAAATCCCTTGTGCTATTTCTCTCAGCACTGGTTTTTGTTGCTTTATCGTGAATTTTCTCGGTAATTTCGAAAAACTCACTATTTTCCCACTATCGCATAATAATTTTGTATAGTTTTAATTGTAATAACTAGTAAATTCTGCCACAATCTCTCTTTGGAACTATTTGAAGCATTTATACGGAATCATTGTGgacatattttcttctcttaagtGACTTCTATTTCACTttacaaagtgaaaaatgaagacaCAAAGGAGTTTCCTCTGGAAAAATCCAACGTTTTttccaggataaaattgtccTTCTATACTGCACCTGTGATCACAATTTAATTCTCACAACTTGCGAGAATCACGTAAATGCTCCATGAATGCTTCGAATGTCATgatattataatttatatcGTCTTTGCTGGTCGATTTTAAACTACGCCACATATTGCTTTCTGTTACACTGCGTTCACGTCATCATTGCCTAAGTTTTCGGTGATTTTCATTGTAATTTTAAGGCGAATAAATTTTCTATGTTCAATCGATGAACCTATCTTAACCAATTCTTGTCAGCAGGAATTTTTCGTCTATATTTCCAATACTGACGCTGTGTGCATCCGAAGAATGGACGTGGCGAAAGGATCAGGGCTAAATTGGGCTGGTTGTCCGCACCTTGAGCATTTTCTAGCTTTCCACAGGAGGCCAAGATCAGCGACCCATACATCAAAGTCTTCATTTGACATGCGCATGAGTTTTGTACAAGTATAGGTTGAAAAAACAAGCTAAAATAAATTTACCGCTTTTTGCaatcataaaaattgaaactaaaaaaaatacactgcTGAACAAGGGAGGATTacgggaaaaaattaaactcagTAGAAGCTTGGGTATCACTGTTTCACAATAGCCATTTCGTGGCCAAAATTGCGGGTTGCCGTAACCATGGTGAAGATGGTTTTTgaaatcgacgtgggaccatcgtgaactacaccgatgtatggtgccagcaaggtcCCACCCACGATAATAACCGCTATGcgccaccgcgccgcttcgaatgCAGTCgcctacgcagctgcaccgtacTTCAAGTTGTTTTGATGCCGCCGACACATTCTTCAGGAACTATCTTTTTAAGAAGTAGGGTAGCTTGAAGTTAAGTAAACTTGGCCACTTGTTCGAGATATAAAGCTTAAAGTCAATGActcgtttatttcttcaacattAATATGATCTGTTTTCATATCTATACAGTGAGATCCGGTAACGGCATATAACGTGCGTCAAATGACAACTTCATCAATTCCTTCATCGTTTTTCCATCTGCACATAGCGGATGTCGTAAATTGTACTAAAATATCTAACAAAGATCTGCACTATTTCATACATATAGAGTGTAATGAATATTCGGCGCCAAACGTGTTCAACTAGGTGAGCGTGACGCGTCTACCGCAACGCACACCACTTCTCTGCCTGACTAACACGCTCCCTTCTGTTGGCCTCCTTCGAATCGATGGCGCATCCCTCCCACTAAGTTGAACACTTTTTGGCGATGATTATCTCGTTCATTTATAACAAATACTTTGTTGACACTACTGGTCACTGTCTTCTGCTGTATATAATTACCACAGTTTATTAGTGCTAATATTtcgcaaatttctttttctaaaagctATTGATTAACTAGTCTAACAGCTCACATAAGAGAAAACACAGCGTAACATCTTTAACATACAAATATTCTTAGCGGATCTCTGGAAAAAGGTTCACTTAACGAAATGTTAACATTAGAACTACTTCGAGAGCATGAGGGAGACTTCTGgaactaaaaactaaaaaacgACAGAAAACTAGCTTCTCAAATAATTTGTCTTCATGTTATGGACTGCTCGCAATACTACATCATAGCTTTGGATAATAGTATAAATGAGACGCTTATAGCTCACTTCATGCTGCAATTCAGTCCAATTCCCTCTGTGTTTCACGTTGGAACGCATTTTTCGCACCACTTTTACGGGCTGCAATTTGTGAAATTTGACCAATGCACCATTAAACAAACCTCAAATTCATGTAGCATTAGCGAATTTTATGTTTGACTCCTGATCTTGATCCCGGATTAGAACATAAACTTACACTTACACATAGGTGAAAGTCTCTGCAAACTGTCCTTGCTGTCTTTAAGTGCTAGTACATTCTTCAGATATTTATTCACACTTACATACAGTTGCCGTCACTTATATTCACCCAAACGTCCACTCCGAGGTTCGCCGATCCAATAAAGTGTTCGCACACTTTCTCACATTGACGCATGTCCTACCTTCATGCACTCTATACTCGATTCTGGGTCAACGTAATGTATGACCACTTTACATTGAAGTGtatctatttcttctattcaaGTGTACATATTTTGATGAGAAACGATTGCTTCTGGATAGCTCATGCAGGATGTCCTCTTTCAAGTTTTTAGAAAACCACCAAAAAGGACCAAGAGTatggaataaaagaaagacGAATGCAGCGAAGAGTGTTTTTGGTCGGAGATGAAAGATGGATAATGATAGTTCATAAAATATACAGTTTGAATTCCGTCATTCCGCGATCACATAGCGAAACTAGggtttttgtttgttaatttttagtttttaatcgTATACCTATCGCAGTGATCCTTGAGAAAGACAGTGAGATCAAAGGAGTGTCCTGCTGGCAGGGGTCTGCGGTTGTTTGCGGTTTAATTAGATTGGTCTAATGCGGTCCCTAACAACACGCAACAGGAGACAACTACACGAGAGCTTTTAAATTGGCTTCAAATACGTGACCCGTCCATATATCCAATAAATAACCCACCTTTGCTCTATTTCGATATACGGGTTCCTGATCAAAGTAGTTCCAAGCAGCATTAATCCAACGAATATCGGTTGGTCGTAGACGAACAAACTTAGCTGAACATTAACGAATTTGCCAATAACGCAATGCTGCATTATATTTTAGATTTGTCTAAAATATAATGCAGCATTGCGTTATTGGCCAAAGTACCAGCTAAATATTGGTTCAAAACTGCTGCAAATATGCAATTTTGTCGCTGCTCACCTAGTTTTTCTCGATCTGTTTCCTCTATGAGAGTGCTTAAATCGAACGATGTATCAGATGAATGTGGTGAACTTGTAGTCTCTTCGCTTTCATCGGTTTCGTCAGTCTCACTGGTTTctaggtggtttttttttttagtaattttaCTCATGAAATGAAAGTCCTCTTCAAAAATGTATAGTCTATAGTTGATTCATCTTCGCTCAGGCGACCGCGACGGATCCGCAAAGACTCACGTCCTTAACAActctgagacacacacacactcttTCTCGGCCACCATCTGTCTAGATGCAAAtcgaacgcaaaaaaaaaaacggtcacCTAGGCAAACAGAAACACTGTTGCTTGTTCAGTGCATCTGAGTTTGTTTTCGCTAAAGTCTAAATAATAATCTAATCTACAGATCCCCGTTTGAACCTGCCAACGTACCAGGTTCATCAGATTCTTCCTCATCGTACACATCACTGGTGTCTGTGGTGTCACCACTCGAGAATTCGCTTGATACCATCGTTGTCCCGGAATGATAGGAAGACAATTCGGAAAACGCTCTGAATTGTGAACCACTTCAAACTCAGTGattccaatatttttaaagaaaatcacTTTTGCTCTCCATCCGACTCGTTGCTATCGCTCTAAAAGTACGTGAATTCATTTCATGCGAAAGTGCGACAAGTGAGACTACCTGCTCCGGATTCATCTGCAACTATCCTGCCAAATGACGATTAACCACAGTAGCTTGATTATGTGATAATTGGAAACTATACAATGAACCATTACTTAGGAAAACCTCTCTTATATAAGCAACCCTCAGGTTATCAGTGATAAATTGTTCATCTTCATCTTGTTTGACTTGTTCTAGTGTGTTGTGGTTGTGAGAGGTTGGCTCATAACTGAATCGTTCCTAAAGAAATCCATCAGAAAATCAGAAAGTTACCTGTGCAGGAGTTTTCCACAGTTTCTGTCATACATTTAGAAGTATCTAGGTGTGAATTAACGCTtacaatttcatttctattattctattaaCCTGTTCCGACAACTGGAAAAGAAACATGGGTTTGTATCACCCTGCTACGCAAATATTACGTCTAGAAAAGAAGTTCTGGTTCCAACTTCGTCTTTGATCCTTCAAACTTGATGAGAAGAATCATCTCCTCATCAAGTTTGAAGGATCAAAGACGAAGGATCTGAAATGGTCAGAACGAGGTGAGGGTTGATCGAAGCGATGCAGCGGAGCGTAGCGTAGGATCGAATTGGGACCAGCGCAAACTGAAGCGATGCGTCGTGCTTGCAAGGGTCCCCCTCGACCCTGATCGCCACGCACCAGCgcaccgcttccagcgcaaccgcctacgcaactgcaccaagcttcacatcgttttgacccgactatacgggGAATGTAAGGCATTTCTTCGGTACTTTTTCGAGTATTCTCAAAACCAAAGTCTTTTGCTAGTCGACTACAAGACGGGACAAACATCTCATCATTACCACAGCTGAATAAAAGTGAAGACGGACCTACAATAGCTCATGTTCAAATCCAAATTAGTATACAACAGTACCCTGTTCATGAAGTTGTACACACAACTTCGAAATAAACCCTGTGGGAAAATGTGTGCTACCGTAAGTTGCAATACAATTAGTCCCAACCTAAGAACCGCTTCCACCTCATCACTTAGCATTATAATCTAAGACGGATCGACGCACATAAACTCACCTCTGCTTCAATCCCCGCAATTGCAATAATTACATGGAACATGACGAAATCCCCGCCGTTACGGTAATGCACAAACTCGTCCAGGATCATATAGAAATTGCTGGGTTACCCGTTTATTGCCTTGAGAACAACCTGGGACCACAACTTACAGTTGctaaatgaaaatgatgaagatCCAAATTGAAATCTATCAGTTGACCATTCATTTAACTCCTAATTATATCATTGTGGAGAAATATAATATGGACGAGTTAGTGGTCAGCTAtttcgaaaatgaaatttttgaaatactgAAAACTATCTGTTCAGAAGATTGCTTGCTGTATTTGGTAGTACCTAACGTTCCTTATCTCTTGGTTTGACTTTGGTGGTGTTATTTCATTTTGGCGCTATTCGGTTTGCGTTTCTAAATGAGATCAAAGTTTCGAGTACATCCTGGAGTCATTCGTTTAGAGCTCACTCTTCCCGCGGCAGTTCAAATGAACTCATTCTGCGTGGACGAGCTAGTATTGTCTTTCGATGAACTTCAG
This window of the Necator americanus strain Aroian chromosome III, whole genome shotgun sequence genome carries:
- a CDS encoding hypothetical protein (NECATOR_CHRIII.G9653.T1), translated to MNPEQSDSNESDGEQKAFSELSSYHSGTTMVSSEFSSGDTTDTSDVYDEEESDEPETSETDETDESEETTSSPHSSDTSFDLSTLIEETDREKLAKFVRLRPTDIRWINAAWNYFDQEPVYRNRAKPVKVVRKMRSNVKHRGNWTELQHEYNLRHPLCADGKTMKELMKLSFDARYMPLPDLTV